A section of the Pithys albifrons albifrons isolate INPA30051 chromosome 4, PitAlb_v1, whole genome shotgun sequence genome encodes:
- the LOC139671005 gene encoding exportin-2-like, producing the protein MEHMPPESVDWYRKQVFILLFQRLPSSKPTKLIKRFLCCRPFLLGLFELPEDDTTPDKEHFIDTEDTPGYQTAFSQLAFAGKKEHDPVGQMVNNPRIQLAQSLHKLSTACPGGGRWLGLCIPGLHSAEKKCLCENGLLLRFDNQQNEVCCRQKARSCCVFLFIGTWLL; encoded by the exons atggagcatatgccccc tgaatcagttgactggtacaggaaacaggtcttcattctgctattccaaagacttccaagttccaaaccaacaaaacttatcaaaa gattcctttgctgcaggcccttcctccttggcttgtttgagctgcctgaggatgacacgacccctgacaaggagcacttcattgacacagaggatactccaggctatcagactgcattctcccagctggcttttgctgggaagaaagaacatgatcctgtggggcaaatggtgaacaatcccaggatccagctggcccagtctctgcacaaactgtCCACAGCGTGCCCAGGAGGGGGAaggtggcttgggctctgcatccctgggctgcattcagcagagaagaaatgcctctgtgagaatggtctcttgctaaggtttgataatcagcaaaatgaagtgtgttgtaggcagaaggcaagatcttgctgtgtcttcttgttcattggaacttggcttttgtaa